The following are encoded together in the Nymphaea colorata isolate Beijing-Zhang1983 chromosome 14, ASM883128v2, whole genome shotgun sequence genome:
- the LOC126409232 gene encoding LRR receptor kinase SERK2-like — MTAHVGDFGIAKMLVGHKSSTLTSTLGTTRYIVPEFGAAGKVSTKADVYSYGILLLEIMLQKAIFWSKMTETLRNEMLVMIMETGLSCSRKSPTERVDMKEVVARLKMIPWKASPVEE; from the exons atgacagcacatgttggcGACTTTGGCATTGCGaagatgctagttggtcacaaatcttcaaCTCTTACAAGCACCCTTGGAACCACCAGATACATTGTGCCAG aattcggGGCCGCTGGAAAGGTGTCGACCAAAgcagatgtctacagctatgggattcttctgcttgag ATCATGTTGCAGAAGGCCATCTTCTGGAGCAAAATGACTGAAACTCTTCGAAATGAAAtgcttgtcatgatcatggagacagggtTGTCCTGTTCAAGGAAATCACCAACTGAGAGAgtggacatgaaggaggtggtcgccAGGCTTAAAATGATACCATGGAAGGCTTCCCCtgtggaagaatga